A DNA window from Canis lupus familiaris isolate Mischka breed German Shepherd chromosome 10, alternate assembly UU_Cfam_GSD_1.0, whole genome shotgun sequence contains the following coding sequences:
- the GRAP2 gene encoding GRB2-related adapter protein 2 isoform X3, which translates to MGKEVGFFIIRASQSSPGDFSISVRHEDDVQHFKVMRDNKGNYFLWTEKFPSLNKLVDYYRTTSISKQKQIFLRDRTREDQGHRGNSLDRRPQGGLLLSGAVGEEIRPPMTRKLSDHPTPPPSQYAPAPPTQQHRYLQHPHFHQERRGGSLDINDGHCGVGMGSEMNAALMHRRHTDPVQLQVAGRVRWARALYDFEALEDDELGFRSGEVVEVLDSSNPSWWTGRLHNKLGLFPANYVAPMIR; encoded by the exons GCATGAAGATGATGTTCAGCACTTCAAGGTCATGAGAGACAACAAGGGTAATTACTTCCTGTGGACAGAGAAGTTTCCATCTCTAAATAAGCTGGTAGACTACTACAGGACGACTTCCATCTCCAAACAGAAGCAGATCTTTCTGAGGGATAGAACCCGAGAGGACCAG GGTCACCGGGGAAACAGCCTGGACCGGAGGCCCCAGGGAGGCCTGCTCCTCAGTGGGGCTGTGGGAGAAGAAATCCGGCCTCCGATGACCAGGAAGCTGTCAGACCACCCGACGCCCCCTCCCTCGCAGTACGCCCCGGCACCACCAACTCAGCAGCACCGCTATCTGCAGCACCCTCATTTCCATCAG GAACGCCGAGGAGGCAGCCTTGACATAAACGATGGGCACTGTGGCGTGGGCATGGGCAGCGAAATGAATGCCGCCCTCATGCACCGGAGACACACAGACCCAGTGCAGCTCCAAGTGGCCGGG CGAGTGCGGTGGGCCCGGGCACTGTACGACTTTGAGGCCCTGGAGGACGACGAGCTGGGATTTCGCAGCGGAGAGGTGGTCGAGGTCCTGGACAGCTCCAACCCGTCCTGGTGGACCGGCCGCCTGCACAACAAACTGGGCCTCTTCCCTGCCAACTACGTGGCACCCATGATCCGATGA